In Deltaproteobacteria bacterium, the DNA window AATGCTGTTTCACCTTATCTTCTTCTGCAGCGCTTGCCGTCCCTTCAACGAGGGTCAGCCCGATAAGGGCCAGCAAATTCAACATCCGTTTAGCTGCGGCGCGGTTGGATTCCTGAAAGAAGGGAGATAAATTTCCAAAATCCTTGTCGGTTTCAGGTTTCGACCATCCTTCCTTTTTCCCTAAGGCCCGGAAGGTTTCGCTTATGGCTGGGGCAATTTGTTTGATCTGCTCCATGGTCAAACGTGCTTCAGGGGAAAATATTTTGGGAGCATTAGAGCAAAGGAAAATAAACTCTTCCGCATTCGTGTGCATCTCCAATTGGTTTAAGGGCATTAGCAGGGATCGGTGCAGCGTCCCTGGCCGAGCAGCAGCAAAGGGCTGGAGGGCTTTACCTAGGGATCGGGATCCGTGCATATACTCTTTCACGTGGAGCAAAGCATGGGCTAATCCCTCGTCAATCTCAAGCTTGTCGTCCTTTCCACATTTAAGCTCGGAGCGGCCCATGAGAGCACGCCGGATAGGGAAGAAGGTATCTGTCGGATCGGTGATAAAGTCATGTCCTCCAACCTTTTCAATCTGCTCCTCCACACTGCTGCCGGGCTTAAGATGAATTTTACGTTGATTTGGCCCAATAACGTCTAAGTAGGCATCAATCCGACTCTTGAAATCAGACCCCTTGGCAAGACGAAAATCATTATACGCCTGAACATCCACACCACTTATCTTTGATGGATCAGGCGGCCCGAAGGTTTCGAAGGTCCAGCTTGTCCCTCCGGCAAAGACAAAAATACATTTCCCCAGGGTATGGGTGAGTTGACCTTCCTGGAATTTACCATCCTGCATGGGGGCAAGAAGATACTGGAGCCATCTGAATTTTTGGGAATCAAACTCATCGAAAAAGGCAACCGGCAGTTGCCCCTGCAGGACTCGGTCACGGATCTGGTGAAAGGCGCCAATGAGATCGTCAGGAGAATTAAACTGAGAAAGGTTAAATTCCAACCAACCGTCTAAGGTTACCGTGCTGGCAGCGATTTCTTTCACAGCAAAAGATTTACCGGCGCCAGGAGGACCGAATACCCCGATAGAGAGGGGCTTCTTTCCTGATTCCTTTTTGTCTTCGTATCGTCGAATTACTTCTAATAGAGAGCGATAGGCTTCCATCTCTGTCCGGTCGGCTGTAAAAAGCTTGCCAATGCTGAGATGCGGCAGGCTTTCCAAAGCAATAGGACCGCGCAGAAGAACAAGCCGGGCCAGATCGAATACCGGCTTGAGCTGTGATTGACGGAGAATACTCCAGGTCGAATCCGCCGGAGGGGATGAAGAATACACTGCCCTGGAATACAGGGTTCCAGGATGTTTTATTACTCCTGCCAGCCTCTTTGACGGGAACCCCTGGGGTTCCTCTCCGGCAGGGCCATGCCCTTTTTCTCTGAGGTCTCTCATGGCGGCCAGCCCGCCCTCAAGGGCAGAGGCTATGTCAGGGATTTCAAGATTATCGGATAGCCGCCATGCCACGGCCGCTGCAAGACAGGAGAGAAACCCGAATCCTTTCCCCTCGGTCTTATATGAATGCTCCCCTTCGATACTGCCGGCGTTATGGATCAAATGGATGTAGGCTTTGGACAGTTCGGTTCCATCAGTAAGATCGATCCAGAGAGCGCCCTCCGATTCGAAGGTGATAATGAGATGTCTGCATTTCACGAGATTGGGCAGAACACCCTCAGGTCTCAGTTCACGAAGTACCCCTTCAATGGTTTCTTCCCACGACAAACCAGCATGGAGTCTGGCCGGTGACTTACGCAATTCATGGGCGGACATGATCACGATCAGTTTGTTACGGTGGTTTATGGTGAGGTGGTCCCAGAGCTCTTCAACCCCCACCGGCGATGTTGTCTTCAGGACTATCCACCGGGCTGTGGTAAGCCTCTCCTTCTGCCAGTTTTCTGGGCAATCCCTGAAACCCATCCCTCCTTCGGAGATGACCATGATCTCGGGGCTTTCCGGTAGATCCGCCGCAATAGGCCATTGAACGCAACTTTTCTCTCCGTCATTAAAACCGAAGCCCATGGCCTCGCTGACCCGCCAGAACTGGCGATCAGGAGAAATACCTTTTGGAAAAGGACGCCAGTACGCGTAGGCATGTTCGGCATTATTAAGGCCGAATGCCGCATCATTAGGCATGGCATCCTGAACAGTAAGACGGGAGGTCCACCCTTGCTTGTTCCCCTGAAGCAGCTCCTTCAGTATGCCTTGAACCAGGGCAGCTCCACCTATTTCCGGTTTTACCTTTACCCCGACCCTGGGCCTTTGTGCATAATGAAAACGTCGTCCTTCATAGACATGCTGGTCAATGATGAAATCACCTGTTACGAGAATGGCGTTGGCAGTCATGACGATCTCCTTTGATTGGAAATGATATTCGGTTTCTTTATGATGGAAAAGATCACCGATTGGTGGGGCATCAGAGAGGGCTTCTCCATTTTTATTATTTGGGTATGTGTGTAATGAACGTTGGTCATTCATCCTCCAGGGGCGGCGGCTGTGCCTTGCGCCATTCTAAGAACTGGTCCAGGGAAATGCGGGTCGCTCCATAATAAAGTTTCAGGAAACAGACCTGTCCGTTGGCTTGAGTGAGAACAAGGGTGCCATCGGATCTGAGGAGACGCGCTGTGCCGTCAGAATCGGCATGCCAACGGGCACAGAGGACGATCTTTTGCCCCTTTACTGGAAGATTGACTTCTCCATAACGGCGTTCTGCTCTGGCAAATATGTCGGAGTAATAAAGGTCTCTTCCAAGATAAAGAGGTATTGATTCGGGATATCGAATGCAGAATTCAATGAAGTTCAATACTTCAATACAAGCTCCGGTTTTACTATCCCAGATGCGCAGGATATGATCCCAAGCCCACGAGAGTATCCGCCCGTCGTTGAGCTGAAGGGCGCCATTGGTCCAGTTTGTATGCCCCTCAAGTACGACGAGGGGGCGTCCGTCTGTATCCCAGAGGCGCAGGGTACGATCATCAGACCACGAGAGTATCCGCTCGTCGTTGAGCTGAAGAGCGCCATTGACCCAGTTTGTATGCCCCTCAAGTACAGCGAGGGGGCGTCCGTCAGTATCCCAGAGGCGCAGGGTATGATCACCAGACCAGGAGAGTATCCGCCCGTCGGTGAGTTGCAGGACGCCCTTGACCCAGTCTGTATGCCCCTCAAGTACGGCCAGGGGGCGTCCGTCAGTATCCCAGAGACGCAGGGTATGACCATCAGACCAGGAGAGCATCCGTCCGTCGGTGAGCTGAAGAGCGCCACGGACCTGGTACGTATGCCCCTCAAGTACGGCGAGGGGGCGTCCGTCTGTATCCCAGAGGCGCAGGGTATGACCATCAGACCAGGAGAGCATCCGTCCGTCGGTGAGCTGAAGAGCGCCACGGACCTGGTACGTATGCCCCTCAAGTACGGCGAGGGGGCGTCCGTCAGTATCCCAGAGGCGCAGGGTCCTATCACCCGACCACGAGAGTATCCGCCCGTCGGGGAGCTGAAGGGCACCTTTGACCTCGAATGTATGGCCCTCAAGGACAGAGAGGCAAGGGCTGACGTCTGCTTCTTCCACTCTTTGCATTCGCCGCAACCACACCCAATCAACCTTGCCCGCGTGGAGATATTGCTCCGCCGCAATCGTTATCGGGCTGTTATCGGCATGTTCAATGGCCAGTTGCAGCAGAATCTTGTGACCTGGCCATTCGTCGTTTCCACGGCGGAGGATGTGAATTTTCTCCCGGAAGGAGGTCGACCAAAACTCAAGCCGTTTCGCTATCTCCGCTGGGGCTCGCCTCTCCAGCGTCCCGTAGTCGTAGGAAATCGAATCAAACAAGCCTAGTTCGCATTTCCGCATCAGCCACGGGAAGTCGGTCACCAGTTCACCGGCTTCCATCCAGTCACCCGCGTCGGCTTGATGGCCGACAAGCTGCTGAAAGAAGTAGCCGTCATCCGGGCCTGAAGGCCAACTATCTGGGCATTTTCCGCGATAGGCATCGAGCAAGGTCCGGTGCAGGGCCTTTGGCTCGCCAGCCAAACGGGTGGCGAAGTCATACACGAGGTCGTGCAGGCGGAAGCGGCGTTCAATGGCTTCCCCCGGCTGGGCGGCCTTCTGGTCGAGCTGGATGAGGGAGCGCTCGGACAGGCTGATGAGCAGTTTGCTGCAGTTGCGATCGCTTAACGGCCCGGTGTGCTCCCACAGTACATGGACAGCAGCTTCCGGCACTGTCCGGCCCGTCGCGAAGACGGCGAGTTCGGCGAAGCGCGGTTTCTCCACGTCCTTCAGCGCATCGTAACTGGCCTTCATCGCGTTCCAGATGGTACGATGCTGTTCGTTGGTCTCCTCGCGGTTCTCCGGCCACTCCAGATCCGCTTCGCGCAGGGCTGCGACGATGTCCTGCCAGGAATGCCCTGCTTTTGCCATGCCGCCGCACAGCGCCACGGCCAACGGCAGGCATCCGCACTCCCTGACCACTTCCTGCGCCTCGCGTGGAAGGGCGGCACGTTCCATGTCCACTGCGCCGGCGAGCAGTTGCAGCGCCTCCGGCTCGGTGAAGAGCGACACCGGCACGCACTCGCCGCCCATGGTGCTCAGGATGCCAATATCGCGCGTAGTGACCAGCGCCCGGCAGCGCGGGCCCAGTACATCGAAGGCTTTGGCATCCGAAGCATGCCAGACGTCATCAAGGACAAGCAGTACGGCCTTCTGAAGGAGCAGTTGTCGGAGGACACCCTGTCCTTGGACTTCGGTTTGAAATGGCTCCTGACTGCCGAGGTGTCGGGCCACGTCGCGCAGGAGGCTAACGCGATCAGGTGGCTGGCCGACGGCGACCCAGATGATGCCGTCGGGGTAGGAGTGGCGCACCTCGGGGTCGCGTGCGAGTGCCGCGGCCAGCACGGACTTCCCGATGCCCCCCATGCCCTGCATGCCGACGCGCGCGGCGGCGCCGCTGATGACGACGGGCTTCTGAAGGTCCACGAGCAGAGCGTCCTTGACGCGGCGAAGAAGATCGGGCCGGCCGAGAAAATTCGGCGGCAGGTTCGGCACACCGTAGAGCGCCCCCAAAGGCGGGGCGTCGAGGCGAAGATTCGCGATGAGCTTGGCGAGTTGGACCGGATACTGGGCATCGTCACGGAAATCGTCGCAGTGAAGCAATCCCAGTTCGCCGGGAATGTCCTGGTAGTCGCCCCGTAGGAGGATGGGGATGACGGGCTTGTCGAGTTCGAGCCCCCAACGCCATTCCTGACGGACATAATCGGAATGCGCCGCCTTCGGACCGACCACCAGCACTATCCTGTCCCGCGCGCGGATAGCGTCAGCGATCTCCTGGTGGAAGGTGAGTTGCCGAGACGGCAATGAGACGCGGTCGAACCAGACATCAAAGCCAGCGGCGGTGAGATCGGTATGAAGCCGCACGACGAAGGATTTGGCGGGATTATACGGCTCGCCGTCATCGCCTCGGGCGTATGACAGGAATACCTTGGTCATGATTCGATGCTCCTTTTAGAGTCAATGTAGTATATAGCGACGCTGTTAGCTTATGAATTTGGAAATAAAGAAAAACCTTTCTAATCGGCTACGGCTTGATCGAATAACCGATTTGTTCACAGATTGAATAGAGATTCCCTGCTTTCTTCTCAAGAAGGGTATGGGCATGCCCAGTTTCAATCAGGTCGTCTTGTTCTTAGGTTCGTCTCTTTATTGCTCGTGACTCTTTGATATGACTTTGCTTTTTGGTTGAAAGACTATAACATGGAGGGAAACGGAGTCAAGAAGAATAATAGAGCGGAAGGCCGGGAGGGTTTGCTAAATCCGATCCAGGATAACCGAGTCTATCTCTATCCCGTTGCCATCCCCACCGGTCACCGAAATGGTTATTTTATGGTCTCCTGGCTGCAGGGTTACGGGACCCAAGTCGGGGCTTTCGGCGAAATTGTTCCATCCCAAACCAAAATCACCGGTATCTTCTGAAGTGAATTGTCCAACTGAGCTGCCATCCAATTGTATGGAAACCACTTCCGTTGGGCCGTTATTGTCATTGCTATACCGGACCCTTAGCCTGTAATTGGTATTGGTACCGGGACAAAGGGGGAAGGTGATGATCCGGGTCTCATTGGCGTGGAGCCAGACCGTGGCCTGTCCACCGGCATTGGACCGGGACATCACCTGACCGGCGCCGGAACCGTTTTCAGCCTGGAGCACGATTTGGGTGGCGGCTGCAAGGCAACTTCCCCCTCCGCTGCCGCGGTTACCGCCTCCGCCTCCACACCCGGCATGACTGAGTAGAATGATTAGAGCTACATAAAGCCTTGATTTGTTCATCACCGGCCCGGGTTGAAGCGATCGGTCCAATACTGATCTTCGAACCGCCCGATCCAATTCATCGAGAAATTGCTTACCAAGACCATCAACCTGTTCATTGTACCAGACGACAGCGTCATCGAGTTCCTGCTGGGCCAACGTGAGAAAGCGTATTTTCATCAACGGCGATACTTTTCTATAACATCCTTATATGATACTGACGGAATATGGCCTAATTTGTAAGCATCCCAACGTTTGCGCGCCTCCTCCGCCCAAATCCGATCCAACTCCGGGTCCGGTTTATCAAGATCGGTAAGGATTGCATCCACCAATCGCAGTTTTTCAACGTCCGATAAAGAATTTATTTCCTCGGAAAGCCTTTCTGCTGTGGTTGTCATGATAACACCTCCGTTATTAAAACTATGCAATGCTTCGATTTTGGTTTTTTTATGAATTTATCAATCATAACACTTCGTTCCCAAGACAGCAATCGATTGCGCTCCAGGCAAAAACGGCCCGCTTGAGACTATCGACCAGGCGCACGACATCATCTGTGCCACCGGCTTTCTACCAGTCATAAAATTTTTTGGGGGTCATGTTGAATTCCTGATTATGTTTTCTTCGCGCCGAAACAACCTACTCACTCGGAGCGCGCCGTTTGCGCGATCGGATGCAGCCGATGATTAGCTGCTTTTCATGCTGCTTTGAGCTTTGCAATTAGCTCCCGTACCGCCGGCACTATTTCTATTGGGACTTCCATAACCGTTTGACCCGAAATTTCAAAAGCTGCCTCGTCTTCAGCGGCGGCTTCTTCCTCAGACTGAGATTCATAATGGGCCAATATACTATTCACACGCTCTGCGTCCCATCCCGGTGGAAATTTGCTTTGTTTCATCTCTTTTTTCTCCTCCTTCGGCGGCGATATGCGACCAATGGTTTGCCTACAAGCTCATAGTCTGTAATCACAAAAACACTATTGGGCGCAGGATCGGGAACATAAATGACCCTGATATATCTCCCTCCCGATGTTTTTCCAATGGCGACTCTTGATCCTTCCCGTCCCGGTCGATCTTCGCCCGGGGTGGCGAGAACCTCTTCCACCTCCATTTCCTCAACGTCATGGCTATAGATATGGGGTAATTGCGTCTCTGGATCAATGTAATAACGTATATTCAATACGTCACCTTTATGTCATTCTTTCAGCGGCAACGTTCGCATCACTGGGGACCGTCAGCCGCAGGTTGGCTGCTATCCGGGTGCAGGCGAACGTCCGGCGTTTCAACATTCCCTTCTAATTTCCCTGTTGCCATAAAATAAAGCGACTCAGGTGCAATATCAAAACCACAATCCCAGGCAAGAGTAGGCCAGGAGTCAAGGTAAAAACGTGAGAACACTACGGGATCGCGTAAGGGTGAGGCAATTGCATATTTGTACACAATATCTCGAAGATCAACTTCTCCTGTTTCCCCGGTGTTAAATTTTAGCTCAATCCGATAGTCATTGATATACCGTGCTTCTAATACAGAAATACATTCCATATTATTTCCTCTCTTATGGAACGGGGCCGGAATTGGGACAGTCGTCCAGTTCGAAAAAGTATAGCATAGGGCAAAACGGGGTCAAGGAGAAAAATAGAGTGAAAGGGGGAATCATGGGGTCGCATCTTTCATATTGACTTTTGTCAGTCATCACGGCCCAGACGACAAGCCCCGACTACACCAGATCCTTGAGAAAAAGATGGGCCGAACAGAGGCGTATCCCTTCCTTGGTGGTCAGGTCAACATCCGGATCAAGGGTCACCTTTAAACGGCTATGCTAAACGCTGGCAGATCGAAATCAATATCCATGAAAACGTTAAGCGGCAAATTTAATAATTTCCAGTTCCGCAGCGTAATCGGCTTTCTCAAGAATTTGATCCACTCGTTCCATAATATTATCTTCTAATAGATATTCATTACAATTTTTACATTGGAGTACCGGCAATTCTTTTAAAATAATGATGGTCTCCTGGTCCACCTTAAAAGGCAAGGTGGTAATAATAGGCTCCATTTCAGATCCACAAACATGGCATTTCATTTTGACGGTCTCCTTGTTTTAAAATCTTCATTCCATTCTTGGGAATCTGGCTGATAGGCGGTAATAACCCGAATGTTATTTCCAGGCATATCTATAGCAAACTGGACATGAAAAATATTGCCCTTATTCCAAGAATAAACCAGGTAACTGGGAAAATATTTGTCATCTGGATATTCTTCGATGATTTCGAACTGTGAAACGGAATCCAATATTTCGTTTCGGTTAATAAATCTTTCTTTTAATCTCATAGTTACATGATAAGTCCAGAAAATTTTTCTCTCCTTTATGCAACGCTGAATATAGCTTAAAGGATCAATAGGAATTCGATGCCTATCGTTCATAAAGATTCCCGTCAAATCTGAATTGACAACTTTTTAAGGAGTAAAAAAGTATAATAAATTAACATTTTTAAGTTTACAAGACAATGTTTTTCAAGATCCGGGTTAATTTTCTCTTATTAACGGTCTCATTGTAATAGCGACTTGGTGGAGGCTGTATTGGGCCAGGCAAAGATACCAAATTTAATATGGGGATGGAAAGGAGTCTGAACTGGGATAGATTTGAGAAGGTCTTTTCCGGGGGGGAAATTTTTTCGTCAAAAATGATAGCGGGGGTAAGGAGAGGCCCTCTTAATTTACATAGCTCGGGAGGCTTTTCAACCTTTACACTGGAATTTTTTTATGCTATATTAGTTACTAAAGTTTAGTAACTATAAAGGTGATAGGGAGCCGTGAGATGCAAAATCCATTCTATTTCAGAGTGTTACCATTGACAGCGCCCTTCTGTGATAGAGAGAAAGAACTGGACCAGTTGGTGGCCCATGCTCAGAACAGGGCCAACGTCGTTTTTTTCTCTCCGAGAAGATATGGGAAGACATCCCTCGTCCAAAGGGTACAGGAAAGATTGAAGAGAAAGGGACTCGCGACGGTCTATATCGATTTGTTCGGCATCGATTCGCAGGAAGACCTGGCTGCCAGAATGGCCTCCCGGCTCTATTCCTATTGTCATGAAAACGAAGGCCTCTTTAAAAAGGCGATGAAATTTTTATCCTCCTGGAGGCCGGTAATCAGACCTGATCCGGAGTATGGCGTTTCCCTGACCGTGGAGCGATCCGTCGGGCGGAAGGGGGCCGATCTCCTCAACAGTACCCTCGATGGCTTTGGTAAGTTCATCCAAGAAGAAAAGAAGGGTGTTCATATTGTCTTCGATGAATTTCAAGAGATCTCGGAGTTACGTGAGTCCCTCCAAATAGAAGGAATGCTGAGGGCGCACATCCAGACTCACAGCCGTGCCTCTTACTTCTTCGTGGGGAGTAGGCGGCGCGTTCTAACTGATATCTTCAACATTCGAAAGAGGCCTTTCTATCGCAGTTCTATAAACTTTCCGTTAGGTCCTTTACCCTTTGAAGAAGGAGTCCGTTTCGTAGTTGAACAGTTCAAAAGGGGAGGAAAATCATGCCCGGAGGAGATCGGAAAGAAAATCCTTGAAAAAACGGGTGGCTATCCCTATTACGTCCAGAGAGTGCCTTATTCGATCTTTGAGGTCAGCGGTAAAAAGGTGACTGAGGAGGACTATATTAAGGGGTTCCAGAAAACCGTTGAAGAAGAGGGCATCGTATATGAAGCGATAGTTCAAGCCCTTTCACTTCAACAGATAAAACTCCTTTCCGCGTTTGCTCTGGAGCCGACTGAAAAGCCTTACTCTGTCGATTACATGGGCAGGCATGGCCTCGGCTCTGTCGGCGGCGTCCAGGGAGCACTTAAGAGATTGTTGGAACTGGACTATATCGAAAAGAAGGCTCCCCTCTTCGTGATCGTCGATCCCCTCTTCGGGATCTGGCTCAGACGCCTTAAGGAATGAGGGGACTCCGGCCCAAACCCCCACTTAACCTGTTTGTAAAATATGTATTGATGGACTATTTATAAGTCCATCAGTATTGTCAAGGAGAAAAACATGGCGAAAGGCAAGGAGACCCCGACTTACACCAGATCCTTGAGAAAAATATGTATCGAACAGGGGGGTATCACTTTGAGATTTCTTTTGTTTTTCCGGGCAGGAAAGGAAAACCCCTTGACTCACCAGCCTGGTTCAATTTATACTCAGATAAATTTACAATCCCAAAAATATTTATCCATCAAGAAAAGCTGAGCTATGAAAATAGGAGTCTTAGACGGTCAGGGCGGCGGGATCGGGAGCGCCATCATCAAGAAATTACGGGAGGAATTCAACGAAAAGGTGGAAGTAATCGCCTTGGGAACCAATTCCATCGCCACCTCCCAGATGTTGAAGGCCCGGGCCAATAAAGGGGCGACGGGGGAAAATGCCATCATTCAAACCGCTCCCAAGATGGACATCCTGATCGGGCCGATTGGGATTGTTTTGGCCCAGTCCATGATGGGTGAGGTTACCCCGGCTATTGCCCGGGCGGTCGCTGAGAGCCCAGGTTTGAAATTTTTGATCCCCCTTACCCAGGAACGGGTTGAAGTGATTGGGTTATTTTCAGAACCGCTCCCCCACCTGGTGGAAAAATTAATGATTCGTTTAAAGGAGTGTATGGAAAATGTGTGAAGCCGCAGCATTTATTATTCGTGACGGGAAAGAAGAACTGGTTTTGGATAGTGTGGACCTTTTAGAGCCGGATAATGGCCAGATTCGATTGGTAAACATCTTCGGCGAACAAAAAATCCTTTCAGCCAGGATCAAAAAATTGTCTTTAGTGGATCATAAGATTATTCTGGAGGAGAGATGATTCAGATACTGGATGCTGGTTTCTGGATATTGGATAAAATAAAAATGAACAAAAGATGATGATATTACAAGCACACTGGATCGACCTATTGGCCTTTTGCCCAGTATCAATCCAGTATCTGTCTCACTTTACACAAGGAGGATATGGAGATGATCGAGGATGTCTTAAGCAAGATAAGCTGGCTGGGGCACGATGGTATTTTATACCAGGATAAAAAGACCATTTATTTCGATCCCTTTCAGATTCCCGGAGGACCGCCGGCCGATCTTATCCTGATCAGTCATGACCATTTCGATCACTGCTCCCCGGAGGATGTAAAAAAAATCCAAACCAAGGATACGATCATTGTGACCGAAGCGAATTCGGCCAAAAAACTTTCCGGCAAGATCGAAATCCTCAAACCTGGAGAGACCAAAACCATTCAAGGCATCAGGATTGAGGCGGTCCCCTCCTATAATACCAATAAGGATTTTCACCCAAAAGTTAACAGTTGGCTGGGATTTATTGTCACATTGGACGGGGCGCGTCTATATCACCCAGGAGATACGGATTATATCCCGGAAATGAAAACCATCCAGGCCGATATAGCCTTCCTTCCGGTCTCCGGGACCTATGTGATGACCGCCAAAGAAGCGGTGGAGGCGGCAAAGGTGATAAAACCCAAAATCGCCGTTCCGATACATTATGGGGCTATAGTGGGATCGGAAGCCGATGCCCAGGAATTTAAAGCATTACTCAAAGGGATAGTGGACGTTCGAATTTTACCCAAGAAGGGATAAAAAGAGAGCGCTCAGCGGTAAGCTTACAGCAATCAGCAGGATCCCATTTTTCTGGATTTTTTCTGAGGGCTGAATGCCGATCGCTGATAACTCCTCAATAGTAGCGGTGGGTTTTTCGGCGGTTACGACTTATGAACCAGCCCAACAATAATCCTATAAAAAGGACCGCTGAACCGGCTAAAAACCATTTGATCTGTTCTTCGTTACGCGGTCCTTTTCCTTTTTCAGCCAATTCGGCAACCTGTTTTTTGTAAAGATTGATCTCTTTGTTCAGTTGATCGTTTTTGGTCTTAAGTTCCGCCAGTTCATGGGAAGGGGGTTGATTTTTTCCCTGCTGGAGGGTTTGGGTCAGTTTTTTGGCTTCTTCGGTTTCATGTAACAGCCTATTTTTTTCCTGGATCAACAGGTCTCTTTCCCGGCCCAGATTTTGGTTGGCTTCTTTTAACCGTTGAAGTTCTTCCTGAAATTTAGGATCGAAGGAAGGGGCCGGCTTAACCTGATCTACCAAAAAACGAGTAGCCAGCCAACCCATTGTTCCATCCGGCAGTTTAACCTTCGACCAATTTTTATCCCCCTCAAGGACCTCAACGCGATCCCCGGTTTTTAGCATGGTTATAATCCGTTGTTCTATTCCGGTCCCGGAACGTAAGCCCACTTCGATTCGGTCGGTAATATACATAGACTTGGCCCATAAGGAAGCAGGGCAATAGAAAAGGAATCCTATAATCAGGGCGAGTAAGATACGGGAAGCCATCTTTCCCCTCAATTGAGAGTAGAATTAGGCATTTATTAGCAAAATTGGAAGCGGAAGTCAAGAAAATTACAATAAAAAAGCCCCCAAAGACGAGGGGGCTTTTTGAACATCCTATGGTTTTATGATTTAGTACATCCCACCGCCCGGCGGCATAGACGGCATGGCGGGTTCTTTGTCCTTAGGTTTTTCAGCCACCATGGCCTCCGTCGTCAACAGGAGAGAGGCAACCGATGCCGCATTTTGCAAAGCAAAACGGGTGACCTTGGTTGGATCGATGACACCGACCTTCATAAGGTCTTCATAGGTTCCGCTATCGGCATTAAAACCGAAAGCGCCCTTCTCGGCCTTAACCTTTTCCACGACAACAGAGCCTTCAAAGCCGGCGTTGTTGGCAATCTGCCGGACCGGTTCTTCTATGGCCCTCCGAATGATATTGACCCCCAGGGCTTCCTCCCCTTCGGTTTTGATGGCGTTTAAGGCCGGCAGGCACCGTAAGAGGGCAATTCCTCCACCCGGTACAATCCCTTCTTCAACGGCTGCGCGGGTAGCGTTCAAGGCGTCTTCGACGCGGGCTTTTTTCTCTTTCATCTCGGTTTCGGTAGCCGCTCCGACGTTAATTACGGCAACACCGCCGATCAATTTGGCCAACCGCTCCTGGAGTTTCTCCCGGTCGTAATCGGAA includes these proteins:
- a CDS encoding TIR domain-containing protein, with amino-acid sequence MTKVFLSYARGDDGEPYNPAKSFVVRLHTDLTAAGFDVWFDRVSLPSRQLTFHQEIADAIRARDRIVLVVGPKAAHSDYVRQEWRWGLELDKPVIPILLRGDYQDIPGELGLLHCDDFRDDAQYPVQLAKLIANLRLDAPPLGALYGVPNLPPNFLGRPDLLRRVKDALLVDLQKPVVISGAAARVGMQGMGGIGKSVLAAALARDPEVRHSYPDGIIWVAVGQPPDRVSLLRDVARHLGSQEPFQTEVQGQGVLRQLLLQKAVLLVLDDVWHASDAKAFDVLGPRCRALVTTRDIGILSTMGGECVPVSLFTEPEALQLLAGAVDMERAALPREAQEVVRECGCLPLAVALCGGMAKAGHSWQDIVAALREADLEWPENREETNEQHRTIWNAMKASYDALKDVEKPRFAELAVFATGRTVPEAAVHVLWEHTGPLSDRNCSKLLISLSERSLIQLDQKAAQPGEAIERRFRLHDLVYDFATRLAGEPKALHRTLLDAYRGKCPDSWPSGPDDGYFFQQLVGHQADAGDWMEAGELVTDFPWLMRKCELGLFDSISYDYGTLERRAPAEIAKRLEFWSTSFREKIHILRRGNDEWPGHKILLQLAIEHADNSPITIAAEQYLHAGKVDWVWLRRMQRVEEADVSPCLSVLEGHTFEVKGALQLPDGRILSWSGDRTLRLWDTDGRPLAVLEGHTYQVRGALQLTDGRMLSWSDGHTLRLWDTDGRPLAVLEGHTYQVRGALQLTDGRMLSWSDGHTLRLWDTDGRPLAVLEGHTDWVKGVLQLTDGRILSWSGDHTLRLWDTDGRPLAVLEGHTNWVNGALQLNDERILSWSDDRTLRLWDTDGRPLVVLEGHTNWTNGALQLNDGRILSWAWDHILRIWDSKTGACIEVLNFIEFCIRYPESIPLYLGRDLYYSDIFARAERRYGEVNLPVKGQKIVLCARWHADSDGTARLLRSDGTLVLTQANGQVCFLKLYYGATRISLDQFLEWRKAQPPPLEDE
- a CDS encoding addiction module protein — translated: MTTTAERLSEEINSLSDVEKLRLVDAILTDLDKPDPELDRIWAEEARKRWDAYKLGHIPSVSYKDVIEKYRR
- a CDS encoding DUF2442 domain-containing protein, coding for MECISVLEARYINDYRIELKFNTGETGEVDLRDIVYKYAIASPLRDPVVFSRFYLDSWPTLAWDCGFDIAPESLYFMATGKLEGNVETPDVRLHPDSSQPAADGPQ
- a CDS encoding type II toxin-antitoxin system MqsA family antitoxin, which encodes MKCHVCGSEMEPIITTLPFKVDQETIIILKELPVLQCKNCNEYLLEDNIMERVDQILEKADYAAELEIIKFAA
- a CDS encoding DUF4258 domain-containing protein codes for the protein MNDRHRIPIDPLSYIQRCIKERKIFWTYHVTMRLKERFINRNEILDSVSQFEIIEEYPDDKYFPSYLVYSWNKGNIFHVQFAIDMPGNNIRVITAYQPDSQEWNEDFKTRRPSK
- a CDS encoding ATP-binding protein gives rise to the protein MQNPFYFRVLPLTAPFCDREKELDQLVAHAQNRANVVFFSPRRYGKTSLVQRVQERLKRKGLATVYIDLFGIDSQEDLAARMASRLYSYCHENEGLFKKAMKFLSSWRPVIRPDPEYGVSLTVERSVGRKGADLLNSTLDGFGKFIQEEKKGVHIVFDEFQEISELRESLQIEGMLRAHIQTHSRASYFFVGSRRRVLTDIFNIRKRPFYRSSINFPLGPLPFEEGVRFVVEQFKRGGKSCPEEIGKKILEKTGGYPYYVQRVPYSIFEVSGKKVTEEDYIKGFQKTVEEEGIVYEAIVQALSLQQIKLLSAFALEPTEKPYSVDYMGRHGLGSVGGVQGALKRLLELDYIEKKAPLFVIVDPLFGIWLRRLKE
- a CDS encoding DUF3842 family protein — protein: MKIGVLDGQGGGIGSAIIKKLREEFNEKVEVIALGTNSIATSQMLKARANKGATGENAIIQTAPKMDILIGPIGIVLAQSMMGEVTPAIARAVAESPGLKFLIPLTQERVEVIGLFSEPLPHLVEKLMIRLKECMENV
- a CDS encoding CooT family nickel-binding protein, with translation MCEAAAFIIRDGKEELVLDSVDLLEPDNGQIRLVNIFGEQKILSARIKKLSLVDHKIILEER
- a CDS encoding MBL fold metallo-hydrolase, encoding MIEDVLSKISWLGHDGILYQDKKTIYFDPFQIPGGPPADLILISHDHFDHCSPEDVKKIQTKDTIIVTEANSAKKLSGKIEILKPGETKTIQGIRIEAVPSYNTNKDFHPKVNSWLGFIVTLDGARLYHPGDTDYIPEMKTIQADIAFLPVSGTYVMTAKEAVEAAKVIKPKIAVPIHYGAIVGSEADAQEFKALLKGIVDVRILPKKG